From Geitlerinema sp. PCC 9228, one genomic window encodes:
- a CDS encoding EamA family transporter, translating into MWFVFALFTAIFASLRDLVSKQALQRIGDEYIITWSSRFLALPFFLPLLFYQFSQQPPTWDASLAGTIFIVLVLQVISNIFYFRAIKLSDLSITVPMISFTPLFLLATSPLIVGEFPGKWDILGMLLIVGGSYILKIRNQEQGYLAPLKALFRENGPRFMLAVAIFWSFLSTLNKLGVEQSSPILWAALNSTVLATAMTPIMLYKSQHNLKLIPKNIGYLFAVGLFQGLTVLCFMQAVKLTLVAEVVSVKRTSILFSALFGHLFLQEPGIQERLTGATIMLVGVVIITLL; encoded by the coding sequence ATGTGGTTTGTTTTTGCTCTCTTTACGGCTATTTTTGCTTCCCTGCGAGATTTGGTTAGCAAACAAGCGTTACAGCGGATTGGCGACGAATATATTATTACCTGGTCTTCGCGTTTTTTAGCATTACCGTTCTTTTTGCCTTTGCTATTTTATCAGTTTTCCCAACAACCGCCAACCTGGGATGCTTCCCTAGCGGGTACCATTTTTATTGTTTTGGTTTTGCAGGTCATCTCCAACATATTTTATTTTCGCGCTATCAAACTATCCGATTTATCGATTACCGTTCCTATGATTTCCTTTACCCCTTTATTTTTATTGGCAACTTCGCCTTTAATTGTGGGCGAATTTCCTGGAAAGTGGGATATTTTAGGAATGCTTCTGATTGTTGGCGGCTCCTATATTTTAAAAATCAGAAATCAAGAGCAAGGCTACTTGGCTCCTTTAAAAGCTTTATTTCGAGAAAATGGACCGCGGTTTATGCTGGCGGTGGCGATTTTTTGGAGCTTTCTTTCCACATTAAACAAGCTTGGGGTCGAACAGTCTTCGCCAATTTTATGGGCAGCTTTAAATTCTACCGTACTGGCAACGGCCATGACGCCAATTATGCTGTACAAATCCCAGCATAATTTAAAATTAATCCCGAAAAATATTGGGTATCTGTTTGCGGTGGGTTTGTTTCAGGGATTGACGGTTCTATGCTTCATGCAAGCGGTGAAATTGACCCTGGTGGCGGAAGTGGTTTCTGTGAAAAGAACGAGTATTTTATTTTCTGCTCTTTTTGGACATTTGTTTTTGCAGGAACCAGGTATTCAAGAACGACTGACAGGCGCTACCATTATGCTGGTAGGCGTGGTGATTATTACCTTATTGTAG